A stretch of the Leisingera thetidis genome encodes the following:
- a CDS encoding IS110 family transposase, with product MSGILAIWLTRELEKRGLPIICIDARLAHKALSGRINKSDTGDAEGLAHLARTGWFSRVHIRSEASERVRVLIGARERLIRMRKDLEAHVRGVLKVFGVCMGSVGRANLRQGFRDQLAGAGQTDPALGVMADMFIPIHRTLCAAAEAMDEDLRLIARESGLARRLMTVPGVGPVVALSFIATLDNAERFRRSRDVGAFLGLTPRRHQSGDMDWSGRISKCGDRDLRRLLYSAATTLITQVRKPSQLRAWAKRLQDRKGFKKAAVAASRKLAVVMMCIWRDQTVFEPGKELIT from the coding sequence ATGAGTGGCATCCTGGCCATCTGGCTCACCCGCGAGCTGGAGAAACGCGGCCTTCCGATCATCTGCATTGATGCCCGCCTGGCGCACAAGGCGCTGTCTGGGCGGATCAACAAGTCCGATACCGGTGATGCCGAAGGGCTGGCGCATCTGGCCCGCACCGGCTGGTTCAGCCGGGTTCACATCAGAAGCGAGGCGTCGGAGCGGGTTCGCGTACTCATTGGCGCACGGGAGCGCCTGATCAGGATGCGCAAGGACCTTGAAGCGCATGTTCGAGGCGTGCTGAAGGTTTTCGGGGTCTGCATGGGTTCAGTAGGCCGTGCAAACCTGCGGCAGGGCTTCCGCGACCAACTCGCCGGGGCAGGCCAGACCGACCCGGCGCTCGGCGTGATGGCTGACATGTTCATTCCGATCCACAGAACCCTGTGCGCGGCCGCGGAAGCGATGGATGAAGATCTCAGGCTCATCGCACGCGAAAGCGGCCTTGCCCGCCGCCTCATGACCGTCCCGGGGGTTGGGCCTGTCGTCGCGCTGTCCTTTATCGCTACCCTCGACAATGCGGAGCGTTTCCGGAGATCGAGGGACGTCGGCGCCTTTCTCGGCCTCACGCCGCGGCGGCACCAATCCGGAGACATGGACTGGTCCGGCCGGATATCAAAATGCGGAGATCGTGATCTGCGAAGACTGCTCTACTCCGCGGCCACCACCTTAATCACCCAGGTCAGAAAGCCATCACAGCTGCGCGCTTGGGCCAAGAGGCTGCAAGATCGGAAGGGCTTCAAGAAAGCCGCAGTGGCGGCATCCCGAAAGCTCGCTGTCGTCATGATGTGCATCTGGCGCGACCAGACAGTCTTTGAACCGGGAAAGGAACTTATCACCTGA
- a CDS encoding IS110 family transposase yields the protein MLHYVGLDVSVKSVSICVVDEDGEVLARGETSSDPDEIASFIFEHSAKPERVVHEWHPGHLAHPRAGETRPSDHLH from the coding sequence ATGTTGCATTATGTTGGTCTGGACGTGTCCGTCAAATCCGTGTCGATCTGTGTTGTCGATGAAGATGGCGAGGTGCTGGCGCGCGGCGAAACCAGTTCGGATCCGGACGAGATTGCATCGTTTATTTTCGAACATTCCGCCAAGCCCGAGCGGGTGGTGCATGAGTGGCATCCTGGCCATCTGGCTCACCCGCGAGCTGGAGAAACGCGGCCTTCCGATCATCTGCATTGA
- a CDS encoding IS6 family transposase produces MLNIKDLPRIKGFRFPRSVIGYAVWAYHRFALSLRDVEDLLAERGVSVSYETIRDWVNRFGHQFAAKIRRDRSAPADKWHLDEVVIRIKGRSHWLWRAVDAKGDVLEILIQSRRNKAAALRFLRKLMKRWGQPRVLVTDKLRSYGAAKAQIAPGIEHRQHKGLNNRSEASHRHTRRREKIMGRFKSPRQAQQFLSAHDQAASLFRPKRHRLLRVNLSETPATIRMITSPMPRHRISSSLSRSNRLSAESYRHARYDAFSLWIGYSAELTA; encoded by the coding sequence ATGCTGAACATCAAAGATTTGCCCCGGATCAAGGGCTTCAGGTTTCCGCGGAGTGTGATTGGTTACGCCGTTTGGGCCTACCATCGGTTCGCTCTGAGCCTGCGCGACGTTGAGGATCTGTTGGCGGAACGCGGTGTCTCAGTTTCGTACGAGACGATCCGTGACTGGGTGAACCGGTTCGGGCATCAGTTTGCCGCAAAGATCCGCCGGGACCGTTCAGCGCCGGCGGATAAATGGCATCTCGATGAAGTCGTGATCCGGATCAAAGGCCGGAGCCACTGGCTTTGGCGGGCCGTAGACGCCAAGGGCGATGTGCTCGAAATCCTGATCCAGTCGCGACGCAACAAGGCCGCAGCCCTCCGTTTTTTGCGGAAACTCATGAAACGGTGGGGCCAGCCCCGTGTCCTGGTGACGGACAAACTGCGATCCTACGGTGCAGCCAAGGCACAGATCGCACCCGGAATCGAGCATCGCCAGCACAAGGGCTTGAACAACCGAAGCGAGGCCTCCCACCGGCATACCCGAAGACGCGAGAAGATCATGGGCCGGTTCAAATCCCCGCGCCAGGCGCAGCAGTTCCTTTCTGCGCACGATCAGGCCGCCAGTCTGTTCCGCCCGAAGCGCCACCGTCTATTGCGCGTCAATCTGAGTGAGACGCCAGCGACAATCAGGATGATAACGTCACCGATGCCGCGACATAGAATCTCATCCAGTTTGTCGCGCAGCAACCGTCTGTCCGCAGAATCTTACCGCCACGCAAGGTACGACGCGTTCTCGCTGTGGATCGGCTATTCCGCCGAATTGACCGCTTGA
- a CDS encoding ATP-binding cassette domain-containing protein produces the protein MSEPILKIENVSKVYGARRALFGHTKEVQALKNVSLSVRKGESFGLVGESGSGKTTLTRSILHLETPTTGRILFEGRDLAALSAAEMRRLRARVQIVFQDPYASLNPRMSVQDIVTEPMLIHRDTLGLGRRQRIDRAAELLSLVGLGPQHLSRYPHEFSGGQRQRICIARALASGPELLLLDEPTSALDVSVQAQVLNLLCDLQDKLGLTYFFISHDLAVVRYLCDRVALIYRGELVEEGNTDRIFDFPESDYARMLIGAMPEVQVPQSVGDRKVAGA, from the coding sequence ATGTCTGAACCTATCCTGAAAATCGAGAATGTCTCGAAAGTCTATGGCGCCCGCCGCGCCCTTTTCGGCCACACCAAAGAGGTGCAGGCGCTAAAAAATGTCTCGCTCTCGGTGCGCAAGGGCGAGAGCTTCGGGCTGGTCGGCGAGAGCGGTTCCGGCAAGACCACCCTGACGCGGTCGATATTGCATCTGGAAACCCCAACCACTGGGCGCATCCTATTCGAAGGCCGCGACCTCGCGGCGCTGTCGGCTGCCGAGATGCGCCGCCTGCGTGCCCGTGTGCAGATCGTGTTTCAGGATCCCTATGCGTCGCTCAATCCGCGGATGTCCGTCCAAGACATTGTGACCGAGCCAATGCTGATCCACCGGGATACACTGGGCCTCGGCCGGCGCCAGCGGATCGACCGGGCAGCGGAGCTCTTGTCGCTTGTCGGGCTCGGCCCTCAGCACCTGTCTCGCTACCCGCATGAGTTTTCCGGTGGCCAGCGGCAGCGCATTTGCATCGCCCGGGCGCTCGCCTCGGGGCCAGAGCTTTTGTTGCTGGACGAACCAACTTCGGCACTGGATGTCTCGGTGCAAGCGCAGGTGCTGAACTTGCTTTGCGATTTGCAGGACAAGCTTGGATTGACTTACTTCTTCATCAGCCATGACCTCGCGGTAGTGCGCTACCTCTGCGACCGGGTAGCGCTAATTTACCGCGGTGAATTAGTGGAAGAAGGCAACACGGATAGAATTTTCGATTTTCCTGAAAGTGACTATGCGCGGATGCTGATTGGCGCGATGCCCGAAGTACAGGTACCGCAATCGGTAGGGGATCGCAAAGTTGCTGGCGCGTGA
- a CDS encoding ABC transporter ATP-binding protein — protein MDNSLLSIRDLHLSMTSFEGVAHVLNGIELTVNRGEIWGLVGESGCGKSLTGLSISQLVPTPPARYMRGEIMFEGRDLLKLPLRQVQKLRGKRIGMIFQDPTTNLNPAYRIGDQLVDVALAAAQHDPSVLNCPAGAGHSERRRAARELAASMLDRVGIPNARERLDNFPHEFSGGMRQRVLIAMALIGRPDLLIADEPTTALDVSVQAQILKLLKGTVAEHKIGVILITHNLGVVAETCTHVAVMYAGNIVESGPVAEVIGRPAHPYTQALMAAIPTRHSRRGSLNGLGGSVPNLVTPPPGCRFAPRCPRAVAACTKALPPAVEVSSGHHAACIRLTEKEVLEHV, from the coding sequence ATGGACAATTCACTGCTTTCCATCCGAGACCTGCATCTGTCGATGACCAGTTTCGAAGGCGTGGCGCATGTGCTCAACGGCATCGAACTGACCGTGAACCGCGGCGAGATCTGGGGCCTGGTCGGTGAATCCGGCTGCGGCAAGTCCTTGACTGGCCTGTCAATTTCGCAGCTGGTCCCGACACCGCCGGCGCGCTACATGCGCGGCGAAATCATGTTCGAGGGCCGCGATCTTCTGAAACTGCCGCTACGGCAGGTTCAGAAGCTGCGCGGCAAGCGGATCGGCATGATCTTTCAGGATCCAACCACCAATCTCAACCCGGCCTACCGGATCGGCGATCAGCTGGTCGACGTCGCGCTGGCGGCGGCTCAGCATGATCCCTCGGTGCTGAATTGCCCCGCCGGGGCCGGGCACAGCGAGCGCCGCCGTGCGGCGCGCGAACTGGCGGCCAGCATGCTGGACCGGGTCGGTATTCCCAATGCCCGGGAACGGCTGGACAATTTTCCGCACGAGTTCTCGGGCGGAATGCGCCAGCGAGTGCTGATTGCTATGGCGCTGATCGGGCGGCCCGACCTGCTGATCGCGGATGAACCGACGACGGCGCTTGATGTCTCGGTACAGGCGCAAATCCTCAAGCTGCTGAAAGGTACCGTGGCCGAACACAAAATAGGTGTTATCCTGATCACCCACAATCTTGGCGTGGTGGCTGAGACCTGCACCCATGTTGCGGTCATGTATGCCGGCAATATTGTCGAATCTGGCCCGGTGGCGGAAGTCATCGGCAGACCGGCCCACCCTTACACCCAGGCTTTGATGGCGGCGATCCCGACCAGGCATTCGCGGCGCGGGTCGCTCAACGGGCTGGGCGGCTCAGTGCCGAACCTTGTCACGCCGCCTCCGGGCTGCCGCTTCGCCCCGCGCTGCCCACGCGCGGTTGCGGCTTGCACCAAGGCCCTGCCGCCGGCCGTCGAGGTAAGCAGCGGGCACCACGCGGCCTGTATCCGTCTGACCGAAAAGGAGGTGCTGGAGCATGTCTGA
- a CDS encoding ABC transporter permease has product MTVTDQTPSADALPAGNDRWRRALFRFRQSKLSMLGAAMVAVVLFFTLFGTALAPFPEHVAGGVDTAQRFQPPSAAHPFGTNELGQDVLSLVMAGTTVSVFAGFGVVLIGTVIGTLVGGIAGFVGGWTDEVLMRLTDLTLTIPGLILAMAIAAALGPGFTNMVIAISLSWWPGYARLVRGEVLAAREEVYVTAARAIGAAPGRILFRHILPNVVSPIIVKMSLDMGFAILTVAGLGFIGIGVRPPTPEWGTLLSLSRAYMPDYWWTAMAPGMAMFLAVFGFNLLGDGLRDILDPKARR; this is encoded by the coding sequence ATGACCGTGACTGATCAAACCCCCTCCGCCGACGCTCTGCCTGCCGGCAATGACCGCTGGCGCCGGGCGCTGTTCCGGTTCCGCCAGTCCAAACTGTCGATGCTGGGCGCGGCCATGGTAGCAGTGGTGCTGTTCTTTACCCTCTTCGGCACCGCACTGGCACCGTTTCCCGAACATGTTGCTGGCGGTGTCGACACCGCACAGCGGTTCCAGCCGCCTTCGGCTGCGCACCCCTTTGGAACCAACGAACTGGGCCAGGATGTGCTGTCGCTGGTGATGGCGGGGACAACGGTTTCGGTGTTCGCCGGGTTCGGCGTGGTGCTGATCGGCACCGTGATCGGTACCCTGGTCGGCGGCATCGCGGGCTTTGTCGGCGGCTGGACCGACGAGGTGCTGATGCGGCTGACAGATCTGACGCTGACCATCCCGGGGCTGATCCTGGCCATGGCCATCGCCGCCGCGCTTGGCCCAGGGTTCACCAACATGGTAATCGCGATTTCCCTGTCGTGGTGGCCCGGATACGCCCGGCTGGTCCGCGGCGAGGTGCTGGCCGCGCGCGAGGAGGTCTATGTCACCGCGGCCCGCGCCATCGGCGCCGCGCCGGGCCGCATCCTTTTCCGGCATATTCTGCCCAATGTGGTGTCACCGATCATCGTCAAGATGTCGCTCGACATGGGATTTGCCATCCTAACCGTGGCTGGGCTCGGCTTTATCGGCATCGGTGTGCGGCCGCCGACGCCGGAATGGGGCACCCTGCTGTCCCTGTCGCGCGCCTATATGCCGGACTACTGGTGGACGGCGATGGCACCGGGCATGGCGATGTTCCTTGCGGTCTTCGGCTTCAACCTGCTGGGCGACGGGCTGCGCGACATTCTTGACCCGAAAGCGAGGCGCTGA
- a CDS encoding ABC transporter permease, with the protein MLYFIVRRCVMLIPVLIGLTVVMFAIARLLPGDPVGLAAGPNATPEEIEALAREFGLDKPVWVQYANYAAGLLQGDLGTSLLTRRPVAADIAAYLPATLELVIAAMLFAVLIGIPLGLVTAVWRNRWPDYVSQVLAIGAISLPRFFLGLLLQLCFAMWLMWLPLGGRLPVIVIPPPSVTGFLTIDSLIAGDLETFGTALRHLAMPAIAMSLSPLATIMRMMRASTIEVMGQDYVMTARALGLPRNKIILKYVARNAVSATLTVIGLYFGWLLGGTVLVETVFDWPGLGLYATKAIISQDMMPVIGVALVIGLLFVAANLIIDLLYGVINPKVRYS; encoded by the coding sequence ATGCTCTATTTCATTGTCAGGCGATGCGTGATGTTGATCCCGGTGCTGATCGGGTTGACAGTGGTCATGTTCGCCATCGCCCGGCTGCTGCCCGGCGACCCGGTCGGTCTTGCCGCCGGGCCGAATGCGACCCCGGAGGAAATTGAGGCCCTGGCCCGGGAATTCGGCCTCGATAAGCCGGTCTGGGTGCAATACGCCAATTACGCCGCCGGATTGTTGCAAGGTGATTTAGGGACGTCGCTGCTGACTCGGCGCCCGGTTGCCGCGGATATTGCAGCCTATCTGCCCGCGACACTGGAACTGGTAATTGCCGCCATGCTGTTTGCGGTGCTCATCGGCATTCCGTTGGGGCTGGTGACGGCGGTCTGGCGCAACCGCTGGCCCGATTACGTCTCTCAGGTGCTCGCCATCGGCGCCATCTCGCTGCCGCGGTTTTTCCTCGGACTACTGCTTCAACTCTGCTTTGCGATGTGGCTGATGTGGCTGCCGCTCGGGGGGCGCCTGCCGGTCATCGTGATTCCGCCGCCGTCCGTTACCGGCTTTCTGACAATCGATTCCCTGATCGCAGGCGACCTGGAAACGTTCGGCACTGCGCTGCGCCACCTTGCCATGCCGGCAATCGCCATGTCGCTGTCGCCGCTGGCCACAATCATGCGGATGATGCGCGCCTCGACGATCGAAGTGATGGGTCAGGACTACGTGATGACCGCCCGTGCCCTGGGCTTGCCGAGAAACAAGATCATTCTGAAATATGTCGCCCGTAACGCGGTTTCGGCAACGCTGACCGTCATCGGCCTTTACTTTGGCTGGCTCCTCGGCGGCACCGTTCTGGTGGAGACCGTGTTCGACTGGCCCGGTCTCGGCCTCTACGCGACCAAGGCGATCATTTCCCAGGACATGATGCCGGTGATCGGCGTGGCGCTGGTGATCGGGCTGCTGTTCGTCGCAGCCAACCTTATCATTGACCTTCTGTACGGGGTCATCAATCCGAAGGTGCGATACTCATGA
- a CDS encoding ABC transporter substrate-binding protein: MTPHTATGYSASFFMRNVYDPLVRVTGSPPEPVPALAESWSVSEDGMTYRFAINPSARFHSGSPVTPEDVIYSFKRALELAKGNSWMIRGIVTPEGISAPDAQTVEFSLAKPFAAFLQVLPWIFIVEKSAVEANLGEDMGQSWLLANTAGSGPFQVARSQVGTLYHLARAEEAWQAGGGNLDGVIWQIVRETATQRLMLQRGEAHVAVDLTSEDMESLEGAPGVVRVIEPEYRTFSIKMNTEHGPLQDINLRKAISHAVNYEAIRDSAGFAELMTGPLPTGILGHDPALDVPRMDLDKAREYMAKTDRPEGGFSLRMVHVSGLEQQRRWSLIMLDSLKQLGIDLEIQPLKWPDMVAACASPETFPDFFPVYQTANYGDPDNIAFAAYHSSRNGGWQNAVYNNPEVDALIEAGRAEIDPAKRAGIYGEFQRKVIEDAPDIFGVLELRKIGLRDSVENYEFTPVASNAVEAWPLSIG; encoded by the coding sequence TTGACCCCCCACACCGCCACTGGCTATTCCGCATCCTTCTTTATGCGCAATGTGTATGATCCGTTGGTGCGGGTAACCGGCAGCCCGCCCGAACCTGTTCCGGCGCTGGCCGAGAGCTGGAGCGTCAGCGAGGACGGGATGACATACCGCTTCGCGATCAATCCATCTGCCCGGTTCCACAGCGGCAGCCCGGTCACCCCGGAGGACGTTATCTATTCCTTCAAGCGCGCATTGGAGTTGGCCAAGGGCAATTCCTGGATGATCCGCGGAATCGTCACTCCTGAGGGCATCTCTGCGCCGGATGCGCAGACGGTGGAATTCAGCCTGGCCAAACCGTTCGCAGCCTTCCTGCAGGTCCTGCCGTGGATCTTCATCGTCGAGAAATCGGCCGTCGAGGCCAACCTGGGCGAGGATATGGGGCAGAGCTGGCTGCTCGCAAATACTGCCGGATCCGGCCCGTTCCAGGTCGCCCGTTCTCAGGTCGGCACGCTTTACCACCTGGCGCGGGCCGAGGAGGCCTGGCAGGCGGGGGGCGGCAATCTCGACGGGGTGATCTGGCAGATCGTGCGCGAGACCGCGACCCAACGGCTCATGCTGCAGCGCGGCGAGGCGCATGTGGCCGTCGATCTGACCAGCGAAGACATGGAGTCGCTGGAAGGCGCGCCGGGCGTGGTGCGGGTAATCGAGCCGGAATACCGTACATTTTCGATCAAGATGAACACCGAACACGGCCCGCTGCAGGACATCAACCTGCGCAAAGCGATCTCGCATGCGGTGAACTATGAAGCGATCCGAGACTCGGCCGGCTTTGCCGAGCTGATGACCGGGCCGCTGCCCACCGGTATTCTGGGCCATGACCCGGCGCTTGACGTGCCGCGCATGGATCTGGACAAGGCGCGGGAATACATGGCCAAAACGGACCGGCCCGAGGGAGGTTTCTCGCTCAGGATGGTGCATGTCTCGGGGCTGGAACAGCAGCGCCGCTGGTCGCTGATCATGCTCGACAGCCTCAAGCAACTCGGTATCGATCTGGAGATCCAGCCACTGAAATGGCCCGACATGGTGGCGGCCTGCGCCTCGCCCGAGACCTTCCCGGATTTCTTTCCGGTCTACCAGACGGCGAATTACGGCGATCCCGACAATATCGCCTTTGCCGCATATCACTCCTCGCGAAACGGCGGCTGGCAGAACGCGGTCTACAACAACCCTGAGGTGGACGCGCTGATCGAGGCCGGGCGGGCCGAAATCGACCCCGCGAAGCGGGCCGGGATCTACGGCGAGTTCCAACGTAAGGTGATCGAGGATGCGCCCGACATCTTCGGTGTGCTGGAATTGCGCAAAATCGGACTGCGCGACAGCGTTGAGAATTACGAGTTCACGCCAGTCGCTTCCAACGCAGTTGAGGCCTGGCCGCTATCAATCGGCTGA